From the Phoenix dactylifera cultivar Barhee BC4 unplaced genomic scaffold, palm_55x_up_171113_PBpolish2nd_filt_p 002431F, whole genome shotgun sequence genome, one window contains:
- the LOC120109584 gene encoding cytochrome P450 86B1-like produces MELMLQAFWSEITNNLRISDVAVVALALFVLSATARRLTEKGPMMWPVLGAIPTLFFHLSNVYDWATDAIARAGGTFPYRGMWFGGAHGVITVEPANIEYMLKIRFSNFPKGRYYRERFGDFLGDGIFNADDQGWRAQRRAATAEMHSGRFAEYSAETVRELVNRRLLVLLDRLSAAGQSVDLQDVFLRFTFDNICTAAFGVDPGCLAVDLPVIPFAKAFEQATELTLFRFIVPPFVWKIMKHLDVGSEKRLKVAIRTVHTFAEKTVSDRRAELRKLKGLDKRSDLLSRLMEAGVKEGGHGGMECNFSDKLLKDFCISFILAGRDTSSVALAWFFWLLHQHPQVEERILDEISETIKRRQDEVCRPDDNIVFTVEELKRMEYLQAALSESLRLYPSVPLDFKEVLEDDILPDGSVVKKGARVFYSIYSMARMERIWGKDCREFRPERWIKDGILVTESQFKYTVFNAGPRLCVGKKFAYMQMKMVAASILLRYRVEVVEGQEVKPKLTTTLYMKNGLRVTFSRREGLATLQ; encoded by the coding sequence ATGGAACTAATGCTTCAAGCCTTCTGGTCCGAGATTACCAACAACCTCCGGATCTCCGACGTGGCTGTGGTGGCGCTCGCTCTCTTCGTCCTCAGTGCCACCGCCCGGCGGCTGACGGAGAAGGGCCCCATGATGTGGCCGGTTCTGGGCGCGATCCCGACTCTCTTCTTTCACCTCAGCAACGTCTACGACTGGGCCACCGACGCCATCGCCCGGGCCGGCGGCACCTTCCCGTACCGCGGCATGTGGTTCGGCGGTGCCCATGGCGTCATTACTGTCGAGCCGGCCAACATTGAGTACATGCTCAAGATTCGGTTCTCCAACTTCCCCAAGGGCCGGTACTACCGCGAGCGCTTCGGCGACTTCCTCGGCGATGGCATCTTCAATGCCGACGACCAGGGGTGGCGAGCCCAGCGGCGCGCCGCCACCGCTGAGATGCATTCCGGCCGCTTCGCCGAATACTCGGCGGAGACCGTGCGAGAGCTCGTCAACCGCAGGCTGCTCGTGCTGCTCGACAGGCTGTCGGCGGCCGGGCAGAGCGTGGACCTCCAGGACGTGTTCCTCCGGTTCACCTTCGACAACATCTGCACCGCTGCTTTTGGGGTCGACCCCGGCTGCCTCGCCGTCGACCTGCCGGTGATCCCCTTCGCCAAGGCTTTCGAGCAGGCGACGGAGCTCACGCTGTTCCGGTTCATCGTGCCGCCGTTCGTGTGGAAGATAATGAAGCATCTCGACGTCGGCTCCGAGAAGCGGCTCAAGGTGGCTATCCGAACAGTCCACACGTTTGCCGAGAAGACCGTGTCGGACCGGCGAGCTGAACTCCGAAAGCTCAAAGGATTGGATAAGCGGTCCGATCTCCTGTCGAGACTAATGGAGGCCGGAGTCAAGGAGGGTGGTCATGGCGGCATGGAGTGCAATTTCTCGGATAAGCTTCTCAAAGACTTCTGCATCAGTTTCATACTCGCTGGCCGGGACACCAGCTCGGTTGCACTGGCCTGGTTCTTCTGGCTTCTGCACCAACACCCTCAGGTGGAGGAACGGATTCTCGATGAGATATCAGAGACCATCAAAAGGCGGCAAGACGAAGTTTGCCGCCCGGACGACAACATCGTCTTCACGGTCGAAGAGCTTAAAAGAATGGAGTACCTCCAAGCAGCGTTGTCGGAGTCCCTTCGACTGTATCCGTCGGTGCCGCTCGACTTCAAAGAAGTGCTCGAGGACGACATTCTCCCCGATGGGAGCGTAGTCAAGAAGGGGGCAAGGGTGTTCTACTCGATATACTCGATGGCGAGGATGGAGCGGATATGGGGGAAGGACTGCAGGGAATTCCGGCCAGAGAGGTGGATAAAGGATGGCATACTCGTCACCGAGAGCCAGTTCAAGTATACGGTGTTCAACGCCGGGCCGAGGCTGTGCGTCGGGAAGAAGTTCGCCTACATGCAGATGAAGATGGTGGCGGCGTCGATACTACTGAGGTACCGCGTGGAGGTGGTGGAGGGACAGGAGGTGAAGCCCAAGCTGACCACCACCTTGTACATGAAGAATGGGCTCCGGGTTACCTTTAGCAGGAGAGAGGGGTTGGCCACCCTGCAGTGA